The following is a genomic window from Bombina bombina isolate aBomBom1 chromosome 3, aBomBom1.pri, whole genome shotgun sequence.
GATGGACCCACCTTGTATAGAAATTACTCTGTGTTGTTAAGATCCAGACCACCATTGTATACGCTGTATTCACAGGCATTACCCGGAATGCAGAAATGGATCCAAGGCACACTGCTTGAGGGGAAGTACATCCCCACGTCATAGCATGTCAGTGGCCAATAGAAATAATATTACCGCCACACACCCCTCATTTTTTTGTAGCACCGTATTAACTCTTGCTTATGGAATCTCCAGGGAAGTAAATGTGCTGTCATGGATACATCAGCACAGCGCACCATACAAGTAAATTGCGCTATCATAAAGCTGTAATAATACCACCATAGAGATCCCTAAGTGAATACTAAGATGTGTACATTAAATGTAAAACTTTTTATGGAAATTGTTTACTCACTCTGTCAGATGTAATGACTAGAGGCTAGTAATTGGGGTTAAAGAGTTCACTATATTAAAGTGTATATTTTATCTTGCTCCTAGCACAGGGCTCATTTCCCAAGATGGTAAATCACCTCCTAACACACTATAAAACACTTGTGCAAAAGAGAATCAATAACAATAAATCCACATATCAGGAGTCATTATACAAAAAACTAGCTCCATTGATCCCAATTCATAAATAGTGTATAAGGTGTAGTCAAAATACAGAGATTGTAACCATACAAAgccaatgtgtgtgtgtaaaacattgAGTGTGTGGTCAAAAAACTCCCTGCTTCATATAGATTTTTTACTCACTCTGTCTGTCTGGTGTACTGACTGTACTGATAAATATGGTTTAAATGACTATGTAGTGTACAAATATGGATATGATTAAAAggttatgtatgaatgtgtatgagtGGGAATAAAGTACACAGAGAGATGCAAACTTCAAAGCAGTCTATCTACCTGGGatacacaatagaacacacacacaatagaagttgtaacacatacacaatagaacacaAGGCAGTCCCCTTCTAACAAAAGTGTAGCTCTAGCTACCTccctgggagatttttttttttttttttttagtattgaaAAAAGTTATTAACTGTAGACATTGTAAATACACACATGGTGGAAACATAAATAAGCAAAAATATTCATAACAGTAACACCTTTACTTAGGGGATTTTTTCAAATTGCTTTGAGTTTCTTTTTAAAATGAACATATAAATGATATGCATATaagatgcaatatacttttaaaGACAAACCTGTAAGGGCCTCACCCACACTCCTGAAAACATTCTCAAATACTTCTCCCTCTCTCACATATTTACATCATTTTGTTTTCAATTCTTTTACTTACAaatttctctcttcttcttttccttaTCAACAGTTGACAAGCAAACAAACTGCATCTTATAAGCCAAAACTACACAATATTTCATTATTAAAGTATATTTTCCcactaataattaaataatttttttggggttttaataTCTGTTTTCTATGTCTCTTTAACTCCATATTCAGATACAAAATCACATATACCTCTCAGTATTTGGTTAAAATAAAATTACCATCCTGTGACCTGTaattaatgttaaaaaacaaaaacaaagacatcTGTTgattacaggcacaggaaaaggtTCTATATCCAATGCCTGACACATGTTGTTTGTGGTTGGATGATGTTAATTTAAAACCTTACATAGCCACAAAGGCCCACAAGATTATTATCTGCCCCCCTCCCCCCAACTACCCTAAATTGTATGACATTTATATCTGGAAATGAAGCACTGCTGTAGTACATGCAATGAGAATGAATTCAATACCAATACATATCCCCATTCACAACACAACATGCCCACCCAGGTAACTCAAGAATGATAATGTTGAAGAAGGGCCTATTCCTCCATTTGGTAACTAGCTTATCCTGTTATGCCTGTAAGGATCCAAAGTATTCATATGtgggtctgtatgtatatgtaacttGCTAAATCACAGATATCTGTTGTTTATACAAAACGTGTTTCAAATCAGGTTAATGTTGGAGCTCTTATATGGGTCCTTTGATGCAAAGCAAGATGCGATTTAAGGCTAAAACACTTCCCACATACAGAACACTgataaggtttttctcctgtgtgaattctgtAATGCCTGACAAGTTCTGATTTTGTAATAAAGCATTTTGAACAAACGTTACATGCAAATGGTCTATCCCCCGTATGAATCCTTTGATGAATAAGAAGATGTGACTTTTGGCCAAAGCATTTTCCACACTCTGAACACATAAATGGCCTTTCTCCTTTATGAGTGTTTTGATGGGTCACCAGTTGAGATTTACGGCTAaaatatttcccacattcagaacactcaAATAGTTTTTCTCCTGAGTGAACTGTTTGATGCACGGCAAGATGATATTTACGGATGAAATCTTTCCCGCATTCAGTACACGAAAACGGCTTTTCTCCCGTGTGTATCTTCTGATGGATCACGAGATGTGATTTCTGGCTGAAGCATTTCCCACATTCTGTACATGCGAAGGGTTTATCGCCGCTGTGACTCCTCTGATGTGCACGAAGCTGAACTTTGTCCCTAAAACATTTGTCACATTCCGAACACGCAAAGGCTTTCTCTTCTAAGTGTATACTCTGGTGCCTGATTATGTTTCCATTACAGCTAAAGGATTTACCACACTGATTGCACGTAAAAGGTTTTTGTCCTGTATGAAGAAACCGATGTCTTACAAGACTTGAATTACAGCTAAAATATTTCCCGCATTCAGGACACGGAAATGGTTTTTCTCCTGAATGTCTTCTTTGATGCACACGAAGATGCGTTTTTCTTGCAAAGAATTTCCCACATTCTAAACAAGGAATCGTCTTCTCTTCATTATCAACTGTATATTTCTTTCTTGATCTTTTCTTCCTAATTTTCTGTACTTTTCTGTTTTTATCATAATTGTTAGCAGAAAAGTCTgtctttatattttcatgttggtcatTTATAGAAGATATTGTGGATTCTTTATGGCCgcctgtttttttcaacttttttccatTCAACTTAACCACTTTTCCTCTAATGTGGTTTAGATTTTTAGAATTTTTGTTGGCCCTGTTGTCGACTACAAATTGTGCTGAATCATAGGAAACCCCATTTTTAACAGTACCACAGTTCAAAGAATCTTTTTTAGTCTCTATTGACGACAGCAGCTTTGTCTGATGGGAATTATTAACGTACGGTTCCTCCCCATGTTCTATCTTTGACACAACTGTAGGCGTCATATTTACACAACCTAGAGACCTAAGGGAATTATAATTATCCATCATCACGTCCTTGTAAAGATTTTTTTGATCGTCTTCTAAATATTCCCATTCTTCCTTAGAAAAGTAAACGGCAACTTCATCAAACTTAGGTTGTTCCCCGTCAGGTGAACTGCAGATCTCTGCTATGTCATCAGCCATCATTGTGCCGCTTGTAATCTGTGTACTGTTCAGCAATATACAATCACTTCCGgtcctgaaacaaaacaaaaaaactccctGGGAGATGTTACACATTGAATAGTAATAGAGGTTGTAGCTGTCTGCCTCCTGTGGAAATATTTCACATGCAGTCTCCTGAGTAAGCAGACAGGGGAAGTGGTAACAATGTCAGGTGGGAAAGTGAGGAAGGGGTCAGCTGCTTTTATTTTCTGGGAGACATCACACTTCTAAGAAAGAAATTGCTTGGTGGAGACACTAATATTACCCTCTGGGGAGATAGCAAACATAACAGGGGATGGCCTGAGGGAATGGCCTAGCTTTAACATGGGAGGACAACCATTTAAAAGAAggttcagtacacacacacacacagtttaggaagaaagggttttggtaagcacacacacacacagacactcaccctGAAATAACTGTTAGATAGGATACATTGTGTGTTTGGGAGTATGACTGAAAACCTCCTTATGTAACCTGTAACCTTTCTGTAATTTGGGCAGATTCTAATTAAAGCTCTCTCTCTGGTAAAGAACTGAGTGTCTTAAAAtgatttagcctggaattactatgagtacagaatagtggctatatttctgtagaactacacatacaatatttatcTGGGATTGTAGGTAAAAGTGAATAGTGTGCTAGTGTGTAGTGAGGTGAcactaggggttactacatttattacacAGTGCAGAAGATATTATCCAGAGCATATCCAAAGTGGATTTATTGAATGTGATACTGGTGGATTTAAGGGATAATTGTGCAACACTGACTAGAGGCTAGTAACTGTTACTAAAGAGCTTAATAAATTAAAGTGTAAATTTTATCTTACTCAAAGCACAGGGATCATTTCCCAAGGTATTAAAACACTTCATATCATAAAAACACCTGTCAAAAAGAAAATGTACTGCTAAACCAATAGCAATAGATCAATAAAAAGCTCAATCAATCCAAATTCATATATAGTGTATAAGATGTAATAGACCAAATACAATATCCCATAGCATCAAAGAGGTTATAACTATATAAAGCCAATGTGTGTCTGCAAAACATCCAGTATATGGTCAGAACTCACCGCTCCATGTCTTCAATGAGTATGGTAGTGCACTTCCCACATATTCTCTATAGTTTAGAGATAAGTAAATGTCAAAAAGGCATCAAACTGTTCCATGTCATCCAGGAATATGATAGTATACTTTCCACACCTTCTATATTTTAAAGATAACAATGCCAGTCAATACTTGTGTTCAAACCACCAGGGTGTATAGTCCCCAAAGTATAGATCCACCATGTTTCCAGCTGTAGGAGTCTCTTCTCCTATCTCCGCCTCTTTTTAAGGGAGGCACATGATCAATGAGAATAAAGCATAGATTCATCACTGTGTGGTTCATctcatatgtcagtatatggccgggttataatacaatatatttaataattatcctttaaactgaaccccaataatatacatataccaaaccataaaattaatataaaattcctaagttctttttattagttgatatttatGGACACACTGAAATGTATTTGTAAAAACCAGAATATCACtcaaactatacagtgtttaaactgttgcaatactctttacaaagcaacccaaattgtaacttataactaaccttattcacaattgaatttcattcaattaacacaatgagattccaagatattagctactaacattcaagcaatacaatcagctatgtattcacaattgattctaacacaattctaatttaaaatatcAACATAGTATCTATTATTTGTGCAAAAACCAATTGTCCTTTGCTAATTTAACTaagttgaaataaattcttagttacttacaattaaaaccaattctaagatatatatatcaatattttgcaaaggtaaattacttagcatacaaaagacaaacataacactatacaggactatgaaacacaagtttaaaatactgagtgcccctttaaatcttttaacaacaatttgactatggtcttaccaattacctttgtataaaatattaaaaattagaacaatcatacatcaccaatttgagccaatttgtagttcagtcttttccaaatatctttagatcatctaatttgaaggaaagttatcgcatagatcaaggtgAGTTTTCAGTTCCTTGCTTAAAATGATTGTGTTCCCAAGAGAATGGCCGCCAGATATCAATCACTGATCACCAAAGcagatcaccaaaaaaaaaaaactcttcttgtcttgcatttagctattccttatataatcattgataatcTTTTTTGTTCACGCCCACAGTGCTTGTCAATTCTGATTGGCTCTGTATGTTTCCTAATAGAAAATTAATTTGGCTGTTATACCATTCCAATCCcctgggggcagcagacaaccagcaaatgCATCTCACCATCCAACATtgtcaacaatttaatacattcttataaagtgattatttatcatACCATAACGttttgcatcaatcacttacaaaCTGAATTTCAGACAGGATAGcatcatgtcaattttctgattacCCTAATACCAAAcacagtttgttttttaatatcatattacatcaaggTAACTACTATAcattcatcttattatattttaagagacgtatttaaagtttcataaacatttagtgtaTAACCATATGACATGACCCAggtcatcccatgcaggcaatcctgtatttatcaccatttagctccatctggaaaaatagaaaaacaaacaatacgttatatttatatatttcaaaaaatgggattattataattgttatttaatctattacaaacttGAATTTATCTCCCATATATATAATCAATACAGTCTGAGGCATATGTTTAGTTGAGTATTTCCTtatattcatacaaaatacagcagattaaacattgttatatagtatttaaattatgcaggctgtattaaaaacagaatttatgcttacctgataaatttctttctcttgtgatgtatcgagtccacggattcatccatacttatgggatattctccttccctacaggaagtggcagagagagcacccacagcagagctgtccatatagctcctcccttagctccaccccccagtcattcgactgaaggctaggaagaaataggagaaactatagggtgcagtggtgactgaagttttttaaataaaaatatactacctgtcttaaatagacagggcgggccgtggacttgatacatcacaagagaaagaaatttatcaggtaagcataaattctgttttctcttgtaagatgtatcgagtccatggattcatccatacttatgggataccaataccaaagctttaggacacggatgaagggagggacaagacaggtacctt
Proteins encoded in this region:
- the LOC128651835 gene encoding zinc finger protein OZF-like produces the protein MMADDIAEICSSPDGEQPKFDEVAVYFSKEEWEYLEDDQKNLYKDVMMDNYNSLRSLGCVNMTPTVVSKIEHGEEPYVNNSHQTKLLSSIETKKDSLNCGTVKNGVSYDSAQFVVDNRANKNSKNLNHIRGKVVKLNGKKLKKTGGHKESTISSINDQHENIKTDFSANNYDKNRKVQKIRKKRSRKKYTVDNEEKTIPCLECGKFFARKTHLRVHQRRHSGEKPFPCPECGKYFSCNSSLVRHRFLHTGQKPFTCNQCGKSFSCNGNIIRHQSIHLEEKAFACSECDKCFRDKVQLRAHQRSHSGDKPFACTECGKCFSQKSHLVIHQKIHTGEKPFSCTECGKDFIRKYHLAVHQTVHSGEKLFECSECGKYFSRKSQLVTHQNTHKGERPFMCSECGKCFGQKSHLLIHQRIHTGDRPFACNVCSKCFITKSELVRHYRIHTGEKPYQCSVCGKCFSLKSHLALHQRTHIRAPTLT